From Candidatus Manganitrophus morganii, the proteins below share one genomic window:
- a CDS encoding FAD-binding oxidoreductase — protein sequence MQPVKCSAEVIDIHVLTHDVKEVSLRMIDPPQLEFTAGQYISIEVTEMKDGHPRQNNRPYSIASSPEEKEIIRLCVNLVKGGPGSTQIHSLQMGDKLKFLYPLGYFTVKEAATSLLFVATGTGIAPIKSMIVHLLRSGSRRPMTLYWGLRSEIDLYYQETFTSLAKEYPFFKYFVTLSRPTDAWNGLKGRVTSLLPGLIQTVENLDAYLCGNGEMIKEVRTLLIEKGMPRKSVHYEKFY from the coding sequence ATGCAACCTGTAAAGTGCAGCGCGGAAGTGATCGACATCCATGTTCTAACGCATGATGTCAAAGAGGTCAGCTTGAGGATGATCGATCCCCCGCAGCTTGAATTCACCGCCGGGCAATACATCTCGATCGAGGTCACCGAGATGAAAGACGGACACCCCCGACAAAACAATCGGCCTTACTCCATTGCCTCCTCTCCGGAGGAGAAGGAGATCATCCGGCTTTGCGTCAACCTGGTGAAGGGGGGACCGGGATCAACACAGATCCACTCGCTTCAGATGGGAGACAAATTGAAGTTCCTCTATCCCCTCGGTTATTTCACCGTCAAAGAAGCGGCCACTTCGCTTCTCTTTGTGGCGACCGGCACGGGGATCGCGCCGATCAAATCGATGATCGTTCACCTTCTTCGGAGCGGTAGCCGCCGCCCGATGACCCTCTACTGGGGACTCCGAAGCGAAATCGACCTTTATTACCAGGAAACGTTTACCTCCCTTGCAAAGGAGTATCCCTTCTTCAAATATTTCGTCACCTTGTCCCGGCCGACCGATGCATGGAACGGATTGAAGGGACGGGTGACAAGCCTTCTTCCCGGCCTGATTCAAACCGTAGAGAATCTAGACGCCTATCTCTGCGGAAACGGGGAGATGATCAAAGAGGTCCGGACCCTTCTCATCGAAAAAGGGATGCCGCGAAAATCGGTCCACTACGAAAAGTTTTATTAA
- a CDS encoding DUF3052 domain-containing protein, translated as MGLEVQCAVVFSGRSSKGKALLETDTLLFRGDFRLEISFKTIQSLVVEDRVLKVTIPEGVALFQLGLQAEKWAEKIRNPKGLIDKLGVKTDSIVSVLKVQEESFRKELQDRAKEISEDKAKKGSDLVFLGVETLSDLKKLKTLVKAIKREGAIWTISPKGKTGIKESEILSAAKEAGLVAVKVARFSETHTANKFVIPVARR; from the coding sequence ATGGGACTGGAAGTGCAATGCGCGGTTGTCTTTTCGGGGCGATCTTCCAAGGGCAAAGCCTTGTTGGAGACCGACACCCTCCTCTTTCGAGGCGATTTCCGCCTGGAGATTTCTTTCAAGACCATTCAGTCCCTCGTGGTGGAAGATCGGGTGTTGAAGGTGACAATCCCAGAGGGGGTCGCCCTTTTTCAATTGGGTCTACAGGCGGAAAAATGGGCGGAGAAGATCCGGAACCCGAAGGGGCTGATCGACAAGCTGGGGGTCAAGACCGACTCTATTGTCTCGGTTTTGAAAGTTCAAGAGGAGTCTTTTCGGAAAGAATTGCAGGATCGGGCAAAGGAGATCTCGGAGGATAAGGCGAAGAAAGGGTCGGATTTGGTTTTTCTGGGTGTCGAGACTTTATCCGATTTAAAGAAATTAAAAACCTTGGTAAAGGCAATTAAGAGAGAAGGAGCCATCTGGACGATCTCGCCGAAAGGCAAAACAGGGATCAAGGAGAGCGAGATCTTGTCCGCGGCAAAAGAGGCCGGATTGGTCGCCGTCAAAGTGGCTCGTTTCTCCGAAACCCATACCGCCAACAAGTTCGTCATTCCAGTGGCCCGCCGTTAA
- a CDS encoding CHRD domain-containing protein, which yields MKKSLTYLLIGAALILLQTAPAFSHEDNDDGPPPARPPRPIGLSARLGGLPEVPSVSTTGSGQFRATVNADRTEISWSLSYDNTEGEIFMAHIHFGQQHTNGGISVWFCGDPDSPSPPPPSVPAGLPICPLSGTLEGSFTAADVIGPAGQGIAAGEFEEFVNAILSGATYVNVHSLKHPPGEIRGQIDSRRFGPR from the coding sequence ATGAAAAAATCTCTAACATACCTCCTAATAGGTGCCGCGCTCATCCTGCTTCAAACCGCACCCGCTTTTTCGCACGAAGACAATGACGATGGACCGCCGCCCGCTCGACCGCCCAGGCCGATCGGACTCTCCGCCCGATTAGGGGGGCTGCCCGAGGTGCCTTCGGTGTCGACCACGGGGAGTGGTCAATTCAGGGCAACCGTCAATGCGGATCGGACTGAAATCAGCTGGTCGTTGAGTTATGACAACACAGAAGGGGAAATCTTCATGGCCCATATCCACTTCGGACAGCAACATACCAACGGAGGGATCTCCGTCTGGTTCTGCGGCGATCCCGACAGCCCCTCTCCACCGCCGCCCTCGGTTCCCGCCGGTCTTCCCATCTGCCCGCTGAGCGGGACCTTGGAGGGATCGTTCACCGCTGCGGACGTCATCGGTCCGGCCGGGCAGGGGATCGCCGCCGGCGAGTTCGAAGAGTTCGTAAACGCCATCCTCAGCGGAGCCACGTACGTCAACGTGCACTCCCTCAAACATCCTCCCGGTGAAATCCGCGGACAAATCGATTCACGCCGGTTCGGCCCGCGCTGA
- a CDS encoding NAD(P)H-dependent oxidoreductase produces the protein MKFLMFAASLRKESMNRKLIGLAAGIVRGAGHVVDPADFHEFDMPLYNGDLQAQSGLPPGALEMVRRIEGADGLIIASPEYNYSLPGTLKNAIDWVSRAKPMPLRGKSGLLLSAATSVVGGIRGLWQLRIPLEGLGVFLYPDMFALAAADKAFAEDGTLKDPTLSSRLQTIMAGYLKAAEALAKR, from the coding sequence ATGAAGTTTCTGATGTTTGCCGCCTCTCTTCGGAAAGAGTCAATGAACCGAAAATTGATCGGCCTGGCGGCCGGGATCGTCCGAGGGGCGGGCCATGTTGTCGATCCGGCCGATTTTCATGAGTTCGATATGCCGCTCTACAACGGCGATCTTCAAGCCCAATCGGGGCTGCCTCCCGGCGCGTTGGAAATGGTCCGGCGGATTGAGGGAGCGGATGGGTTGATTATTGCCTCGCCTGAATATAATTACTCTCTCCCCGGCACATTGAAGAACGCAATCGATTGGGTCTCGCGCGCCAAGCCGATGCCGCTTCGCGGGAAGAGCGGCCTTCTTTTGTCCGCCGCCACCTCCGTTGTCGGCGGGATTCGAGGCCTCTGGCAACTCCGGATTCCGTTGGAAGGTTTGGGAGTCTTTCTCTACCCGGATATGTTTGCGCTGGCGGCGGCCGACAAGGCGTTCGCGGAAGATGGGACGTTGAAAGATCCGACCCTCTCCTCCCGGCTTCAGACGATCATGGCCGGTTATCTTAAGGCGGCTGAAGCACTCGCCAAACGTTAG
- a CDS encoding efflux RND transporter periplasmic adaptor subunit gives MNLLWRRKQIKRKETKGGVDSRTGMRLFTLLVFLAVGLQGCGNEATSAAPPPVPEVSVVTVSTETIPDEPEFIGQAESSRPVEIRSQVTGIVKERFFPEGREVKKGDRLYQIDPIPFQAAFSSANARVAQAEARRRQASQNMDRIRPLLEEQAVSRKDFDDAVAEELAAEAILEGAKGEWVKAKFDLDNTLITAPISGLIERTRVYEGRLVSAQSDLLTVIHQVNPIYVTVNAPESYFLQKRREIAERKIAGTDLYQLRGVISFTDGTTYSHEGKLDFADVVYRSETGSRQGRFVFPNPDRILLPGQFIKVRVKGYTKPDAILLPQQAVQQGPKGPIVFVVGKEKRIEIRSVQASGWIGSRWLIEQGLQPGEQVVVDGLHRVMPGAPVNPVPMITAKTASAGQSIESKKEEVR, from the coding sequence ATGAACCTACTTTGGAGACGGAAACAGATCAAGAGAAAAGAAACAAAAGGGGGTGTCGATTCGCGGACGGGGATGCGCCTGTTCACCCTCCTCGTCTTCCTGGCGGTGGGGCTGCAAGGCTGCGGCAATGAGGCGACCTCCGCGGCGCCTCCTCCCGTCCCTGAAGTGTCGGTGGTGACCGTCTCGACAGAGACGATCCCCGATGAGCCGGAATTCATCGGACAGGCGGAGTCTTCCCGGCCGGTCGAAATCCGATCTCAGGTGACCGGCATCGTGAAGGAGCGATTCTTCCCGGAGGGCCGCGAAGTCAAGAAGGGGGATCGGCTCTATCAGATCGATCCGATTCCATTTCAGGCCGCCTTCTCCAGCGCAAACGCGCGGGTGGCCCAAGCCGAGGCGCGGCGGAGGCAGGCGAGTCAGAATATGGACCGTATCCGCCCCCTTTTGGAAGAGCAGGCGGTCAGCCGAAAGGATTTCGATGACGCGGTCGCCGAAGAGCTGGCGGCGGAAGCGATTTTGGAAGGGGCGAAAGGGGAGTGGGTGAAGGCGAAGTTCGATCTCGACAACACCCTGATCACCGCCCCGATTTCCGGCCTGATCGAGCGGACCCGGGTCTATGAAGGCCGCCTCGTCTCGGCGCAGAGCGATCTGCTCACCGTCATCCATCAGGTGAATCCGATCTATGTCACGGTGAACGCGCCGGAAAGCTACTTTTTACAGAAGCGAAGAGAGATCGCAGAAAGGAAGATCGCGGGAACCGACCTCTACCAGCTTCGCGGGGTCATCTCCTTCACTGACGGCACGACCTACTCCCACGAAGGGAAATTGGATTTTGCCGATGTCGTCTATCGGAGCGAGACCGGGTCGCGGCAGGGACGGTTCGTCTTCCCGAATCCCGACCGAATCCTCCTCCCCGGGCAGTTCATTAAAGTCCGCGTGAAGGGTTATACGAAGCCCGACGCCATCCTCCTGCCGCAGCAGGCAGTGCAGCAAGGGCCGAAGGGACCGATCGTCTTTGTGGTGGGAAAGGAAAAGCGGATCGAGATCCGGAGCGTCCAGGCGAGCGGATGGATCGGCAGCCGGTGGCTGATCGAGCAAGGGCTCCAGCCGGGAGAGCAGGTGGTGGTCGACGGACTGCACCGGGTGATGCCGGGAGCGCCGGTGAACCCGGTCCCGATGATCACCGCGAAAACGGCTTCCGCAGGTCAATCAATCGAATCAAAGAAGGAGGAAGTCCGATGA
- a CDS encoding sigma 54-interacting transcriptional regulator, translating into MNNASEQTPDQQVERYRSLLEVTEAIALHRDLHELFRDLAKRLPQVVSVHFVGLSLYNAERNTVRLHTLQANVPAEIIGGHESSLENSPAGFVWQQQDALIVHDVNEEHRWPETIRRMKEDGINSFCVVPLTTPVGRLGAIIFSSLKKAAYDGCDLEFLKQVGKQVALAVENALNFQNAQSYQKQLTHERDRQRLLLEINNAVVSHLNLRDLLKAISAGLRQVIPHDFAGISLYDPESRQLLSHALDFPKNQEFFGIGLPIPIEGTPTGRAFTSRQTVLVRHLDLAQFPEEVIKSAAAEGLKSGCSIPLISHNRVLGTLDIASLHDDAFTEQDAELLTQVGSQIAIAVENALAYQQIEALKNKLAKEKLYLEEEIRATGHNFEEIVGESAVLKRILQQVETVAPTDSTVLIQGETGTGKELIARAIHNLSGRHERTFVKMNCAAIPTGLLESELFGHERGAFTGAIAQKIGRFELAHQGTLFLDEIGDISLELQSKLLRVLQEQEFERLGSNRTIKVNVRLITATNQDLAQMVAEKHFRGDLYYRLNVFPVTLPSLRERTEDIPLLIRYFAQKYARQMNKPIETIPAEAIAALSKYSWPGNIRELENLIERSVILSQGTELRVPLGEMKGSAAASSDGNATLEAAERKHILHVLQETNWVIGGPSGAAARLGMKRTTLQSKIQRLGITRPS; encoded by the coding sequence ATGAACAACGCATCAGAGCAGACCCCGGATCAGCAGGTCGAGCGGTATCGCTCCCTGCTGGAAGTTACGGAGGCGATCGCCCTCCATCGGGATCTTCATGAACTCTTTCGAGATCTCGCCAAACGCCTTCCACAAGTCGTTTCCGTTCATTTCGTCGGCCTCTCCTTATACAATGCCGAACGCAACACGGTTCGCCTTCATACCCTCCAGGCAAACGTTCCGGCGGAGATCATCGGCGGTCACGAATCATCCCTTGAAAACTCCCCGGCCGGGTTCGTGTGGCAACAACAGGATGCGCTGATCGTTCACGATGTGAATGAGGAACACCGCTGGCCCGAAACGATCCGAAGAATGAAGGAGGACGGGATCAACTCATTCTGCGTTGTGCCGCTGACGACACCGGTAGGCCGATTGGGTGCGATCATTTTTTCGAGCTTGAAGAAGGCCGCTTACGACGGCTGCGATCTTGAATTCTTGAAGCAGGTCGGCAAACAGGTTGCGCTCGCCGTCGAGAATGCGCTGAACTTCCAAAACGCCCAGTCGTATCAGAAGCAGCTGACGCATGAACGCGACCGGCAGCGTTTACTTTTGGAGATCAACAACGCGGTGGTTTCCCACCTTAATTTGCGGGATCTCCTGAAAGCCATCTCCGCCGGCCTGCGCCAAGTCATCCCGCACGACTTCGCCGGCATCTCGCTTTATGACCCCGAGAGTCGCCAGTTGCTCTCTCATGCGCTCGACTTTCCAAAGAATCAGGAGTTCTTCGGAATCGGCCTTCCCATCCCGATCGAGGGGACACCGACCGGGCGCGCATTCACCTCGCGCCAAACCGTCCTCGTGCGCCATCTCGATCTCGCTCAGTTTCCGGAAGAAGTGATCAAAAGCGCCGCCGCGGAAGGATTGAAATCAGGTTGCAGTATTCCTCTCATCTCGCATAACCGGGTGCTGGGAACGCTTGACATTGCAAGCCTGCATGACGATGCCTTCACCGAACAGGATGCGGAGCTTCTCACACAAGTCGGAAGCCAGATCGCGATCGCCGTCGAGAACGCCCTCGCCTATCAGCAGATTGAAGCGCTTAAAAACAAATTGGCCAAAGAGAAGCTTTACCTTGAAGAAGAGATCCGCGCCACCGGACACAACTTCGAAGAGATCGTCGGTGAGAGTGCGGTGCTGAAGCGAATCCTCCAGCAGGTGGAGACCGTGGCGCCGACCGATTCCACGGTGCTGATTCAGGGGGAAACCGGCACCGGCAAGGAGCTTATCGCACGGGCGATCCACAATCTCAGCGGACGACACGAGCGGACATTCGTGAAGATGAACTGTGCCGCGATTCCCACCGGGTTGTTGGAGAGTGAGTTGTTCGGCCATGAGCGGGGCGCCTTCACCGGCGCGATCGCGCAAAAGATCGGCCGGTTCGAGTTGGCCCATCAGGGAACGTTGTTCCTGGACGAGATTGGGGACATCTCTTTAGAGCTGCAGTCCAAATTACTCCGAGTGCTTCAGGAACAAGAATTCGAGCGGCTCGGGAGCAACCGAACGATTAAAGTGAACGTCCGCCTGATCACGGCGACAAACCAGGATCTTGCTCAAATGGTCGCCGAGAAACATTTCCGGGGCGACCTTTACTACCGTCTCAACGTCTTTCCGGTCACCCTCCCTTCGCTGCGGGAGCGCACCGAGGATATCCCTTTGCTCATCCGTTATTTCGCCCAAAAATATGCACGGCAGATGAATAAACCAATCGAGACGATTCCCGCAGAGGCGATCGCGGCCCTCTCGAAGTACTCCTGGCCCGGGAACATCCGTGAGCTCGAAAACCTGATCGAGCGCTCCGTCATCCTCTCCCAGGGAACCGAGCTGCGTGTTCCTCTCGGAGAGATGAAGGGGTCCGCGGCGGCTTCGTCTGATGGAAACGCCACACTGGAAGCGGCGGAGCGCAAACATATCCTCCATGTTCTCCAAGAAACCAATTGGGTCATCGGCGGGCCCTCCGGCGCCGCGGCCCGCCTCGGCATGAAGCGGACGACCCTGCAATCAAAGATTCAAAGGCTCGGCATTACCCGCCCTTCATAA
- a CDS encoding Ppx/GppA family phosphatase, with product MAVIAGIDIGTNTLRLLVAELENTQSLREICSAKEITRLGEGFSTKKAFLPAAVERSVAALKQFKEILKNYSVDNLIVVGTSAVREAENRDLFLNEVKRQTGFDVQVISGEEEALCTFLGVNLVIKNQTEPMLVIDIGGGSTEFIGAEGDAPNFLLSTELGVVHLTEKYLKSDPPTPEELKNLRLAIDKVIKPIGYHFPPKGLFVGTAGSITTLAAIDQKMTAYDPQKVNRYPLSRAAIERIYKELSLMPLEQRRKMLGLEKGREDIILTGSLILLAVMELFGYDPVYVSDYGLREGVLIHLYQKEYEETSS from the coding sequence ATGGCTGTCATTGCAGGAATCGACATCGGCACGAACACCCTTCGTCTTCTTGTGGCGGAGTTGGAGAATACACAGTCGCTCCGTGAAATTTGCTCCGCAAAGGAAATCACCCGGCTGGGAGAGGGCTTTTCTACAAAAAAGGCTTTCCTACCCGCCGCCGTCGAGCGATCGGTCGCGGCGTTAAAGCAATTTAAGGAGATCCTCAAAAATTATTCGGTGGACAACTTGATCGTGGTCGGCACCAGTGCGGTTCGGGAAGCGGAAAATCGTGATCTCTTTTTAAATGAAGTGAAACGGCAAACCGGATTCGATGTGCAGGTCATCTCAGGAGAGGAAGAAGCGCTCTGCACCTTTCTGGGGGTGAATCTTGTGATAAAAAACCAGACCGAACCGATGCTTGTTATCGATATCGGGGGAGGAAGTACGGAATTCATCGGCGCCGAAGGAGACGCGCCTAATTTTCTTCTCAGCACCGAGCTTGGGGTCGTTCATCTGACCGAGAAGTATTTGAAGTCGGATCCTCCGACGCCGGAGGAGCTCAAAAACTTGCGGCTGGCGATCGATAAAGTGATCAAACCGATCGGTTATCATTTTCCTCCGAAGGGACTTTTTGTCGGAACGGCGGGGAGTATTACCACCCTCGCGGCGATCGACCAAAAGATGACCGCATACGATCCACAAAAGGTGAACCGCTATCCTCTCTCGCGCGCCGCCATCGAGCGGATCTATAAGGAACTCTCCCTGATGCCGCTTGAACAGAGAAGAAAAATGCTGGGGCTGGAAAAGGGGAGGGAGGATATCATCCTCACCGGAAGTTTGATCTTGCTCGCCGTGATGGAGCTTTTCGGATACGATCCGGTCTATGTGAGTGATTACGGCTTGAGAGAAGGGGTCCTGATTCATTTATATCAGAAAGAATATGAAGAGACATCGTCTTAG
- the ilvD gene encoding dihydroxy-acid dehydratase has product MPSKLKHKSHIITDGPDRAAARSYFKSIGFTDEDLRKPIIGVANTWIEAMPCNFHLRRLSAKVKEGIRTAGGTPMEYNTIAISDGISMGTEAMKTSLISREVIADSIELCARGYLFDAVVALSGCDKTIPGTVMALARLDLPSVMLYGGSIAPGRFEGRDVTIQDVFEGIGAFAKGKLTELQMADLEEHACPGAGACGGQFTANTMALAMEVLGISLMGTAGVPAEDSEKDRVAFEVGRQIVEILKNNILPSQIITRKSIENAIVSVAASGGSTNAVLHFLAIAREMGIKLDIDDFDKLSSKTPLLCDLKPGGKYVATDMHRAGGNRLLAKRLLDAKLLHGNQKTVSGKTIGEEAMSAQETPGQMVVRPLTDPIKKSGGLVILKGNLAPEGCVVKVAGHERMLHSGPARVFDCEEDAFAAVQKGKIKAGDVIVIRYEGPKGGPGMREMLGVTAALMGAGLGDSVTLLTDGRFSGATRGLMAGHVAPEAAVGGPIAALKNGDIITFDIKARELSVALSQKEIKIRLKNWKAPKPRYKSGVMAKYARHVSSAAEGAITT; this is encoded by the coding sequence ATGCCCTCCAAGTTAAAACACAAAAGCCACATCATCACCGACGGTCCCGACCGGGCCGCGGCGCGGTCTTACTTTAAATCGATCGGTTTTACCGACGAAGATCTGCGCAAGCCGATTATCGGAGTTGCCAACACCTGGATCGAAGCGATGCCTTGCAACTTTCACCTCCGGCGTCTTTCGGCGAAGGTGAAAGAGGGGATTCGGACCGCCGGCGGAACGCCGATGGAATACAACACTATCGCGATCTCCGACGGAATCAGCATGGGAACGGAAGCGATGAAAACGTCGCTGATCAGCCGGGAGGTGATCGCCGATTCGATCGAACTCTGCGCCCGCGGTTACCTCTTCGACGCCGTCGTCGCTCTTTCCGGCTGCGACAAAACGATTCCCGGTACCGTCATGGCGCTCGCACGATTGGATCTCCCCTCGGTGATGCTCTACGGCGGATCGATCGCCCCCGGACGATTCGAAGGACGCGACGTCACGATTCAAGATGTTTTCGAGGGGATCGGCGCCTTCGCGAAGGGGAAGCTGACCGAGCTTCAGATGGCCGATCTGGAAGAACACGCCTGTCCCGGGGCCGGCGCCTGTGGCGGACAGTTCACCGCCAACACCATGGCCTTGGCGATGGAGGTCCTCGGCATCTCCTTGATGGGAACCGCCGGCGTGCCGGCGGAAGATTCCGAGAAAGACCGGGTCGCCTTCGAAGTCGGACGCCAAATAGTTGAAATCCTAAAGAACAATATTCTGCCGAGTCAGATCATCACCCGCAAATCGATCGAAAACGCCATCGTCTCGGTCGCCGCGAGCGGCGGCTCGACGAACGCTGTCCTCCATTTTCTCGCGATCGCGCGGGAGATGGGCATCAAGCTCGACATCGACGACTTCGACAAGTTGAGTTCCAAGACCCCGCTGCTGTGCGATCTGAAGCCGGGGGGAAAGTACGTCGCCACCGACATGCACCGCGCCGGGGGAAACCGTCTCCTCGCCAAGAGACTGCTTGATGCAAAGCTGCTACATGGAAATCAGAAAACCGTCAGCGGGAAAACGATCGGGGAGGAGGCGATGTCGGCGCAGGAAACGCCGGGACAGATGGTCGTCCGCCCTCTGACAGATCCGATCAAAAAAAGCGGCGGGCTGGTGATCCTCAAGGGAAATCTCGCTCCGGAGGGCTGCGTCGTGAAGGTGGCCGGACACGAGCGGATGCTCCACAGCGGTCCGGCGCGTGTTTTCGATTGCGAGGAAGACGCCTTCGCCGCCGTCCAAAAAGGAAAAATCAAAGCGGGGGATGTCATTGTCATCCGCTACGAGGGACCGAAGGGGGGGCCGGGAATGCGGGAGATGCTCGGCGTCACAGCGGCCCTGATGGGGGCGGGGCTCGGCGACTCGGTCACGTTGCTGACCGACGGGCGCTTCTCCGGCGCGACCCGCGGCCTGATGGCGGGACATGTCGCTCCGGAAGCGGCGGTCGGCGGACCGATCGCCGCGCTGAAGAACGGAGACATCATTACCTTCGACATCAAGGCGCGCGAGCTGAGCGTCGCCCTTTCGCAAAAAGAGATCAAAATCCGCCTAAAAAACTGGAAAGCACCGAAGCCCCGCTACAAGAGCGGCGTCATGGCGAAGTATGCGCGCCACGTCTCGTCGGCGGCGGAAGGGGCGATCACCACTTAG
- a CDS encoding PilZ domain-containing protein: MIEKRKHIRVTIKSIAEVVLPDGDFDQAYVGGISRGGLEMYTSKEIKKDTSVKITLHFLLEGEEETEALQGKVKWSASFKNAFVSGVEFSNVLTAETHPNLTRCIEQAESYYK, encoded by the coding sequence ATGATTGAGAAGCGAAAACACATTCGGGTGACGATCAAATCGATCGCGGAGGTGGTCCTGCCGGACGGCGATTTCGATCAGGCCTATGTCGGCGGCATCAGCCGGGGTGGATTGGAGATGTATACGAGCAAAGAGATTAAAAAAGATACCTCTGTTAAAATCACACTTCATTTCCTGCTCGAAGGGGAGGAAGAGACCGAAGCCCTTCAGGGGAAGGTGAAGTGGAGCGCCTCCTTCAAGAACGCCTTTGTTTCCGGGGTCGAATTCTCCAATGTCCTGACCGCGGAGACACATCCGAACCTCACCCGGTGTATCGAGCAGGCGGAATCGTATTATAAATAG
- a CDS encoding DNA-3-methyladenine glycosylase I, whose product MVEYHDKEWGVPLHDDRRLFEFLILEGAQAGLSWRTILEKRENYRKAFDDFDPVKVARYTDAKIRRLLDDPGIVRNRLKINAAILNGQKYLEVRKEFGSLDRYLWGFVDGRPIRNSFKTFREVPCRSDVSDRMSRDLAKRGFKFVGTKICYSFMQAVGMVNDHTIDCFRYQSGE is encoded by the coding sequence ATGGTTGAATATCACGATAAAGAATGGGGTGTGCCGCTGCACGACGACCGCCGGCTCTTTGAATTTTTGATCCTGGAGGGAGCGCAGGCCGGATTGAGCTGGCGGACGATTTTGGAGAAACGGGAGAATTACCGGAAGGCATTCGATGACTTCGATCCGGTGAAGGTGGCCCGGTACACCGATGCGAAGATCCGGCGTCTGCTGGACGATCCGGGAATCGTTCGAAATCGTCTGAAGATCAACGCCGCCATCCTCAACGGGCAGAAATACCTCGAAGTTCGGAAAGAGTTCGGATCGCTTGATCGCTACCTCTGGGGTTTTGTCGACGGCCGCCCGATCCGAAATTCCTTTAAGACATTCAGGGAGGTTCCTTGCCGGTCGGATGTTTCCGACCGGATGAGCCGTGATCTTGCGAAGCGAGGCTTCAAGTTTGTTGGGACGAAGATTTGTTATTCCTTCATGCAGGCGGTCGGGATGGTGAACGATCACACGATCGACTGCTTTCGATATCAATCGGGTGAGTGA